A window of the Butyricimonas virosa genome harbors these coding sequences:
- a CDS encoding EpsG family protein has protein sequence MAFVVTLLFPFWGLIYSLYHWRASWAKNTFWLACIYMGMVQIFHPEGTILGDGADGGRYVLDLISMHVNVHSFTDVAKVFYDGSTLDVYQKTLTFIVSRFTDNGHVLFFFFAVVFGFFYSRNIWYVLDKLPEKFNKYLWVLILFYFLVCPIWLINGVRMWTATHVFVYGAMPYVFERNKSKLIWCLASILVHHSFILPILILVIFFLIPQNSKISKKTLTLLFLFYLVSLFVKTVNLTALADTLTQYLPDYYDNRITGYVNEDALERRLDAATQLSWHVGFAQQVGYWIIQILIIMSFFALNKVINKSKWIIPLFMFSLLMYGASNILSYVPSGGRYLIIAQMFMIPSLLTILTRVQLHSYLKALLPLCMFCLVFTDIFEIRKLFDFYGITLLVGNFITMFFVESNTPLITLVKQIF, from the coding sequence TTGGCATTTGTAGTTACGTTGTTATTTCCATTTTGGGGGTTGATATATTCATTGTATCATTGGCGGGCGTCATGGGCTAAAAATACTTTTTGGTTAGCTTGTATATATATGGGTATGGTACAAATATTTCATCCGGAGGGAACTATTTTGGGAGATGGTGCGGATGGAGGTCGGTATGTGCTTGATCTGATTTCTATGCATGTGAATGTTCATTCATTTACAGATGTTGCTAAAGTTTTTTATGATGGAAGTACGTTAGATGTTTATCAAAAGACATTGACTTTTATTGTTTCTCGTTTTACAGATAATGGGCATGTGTTGTTTTTCTTTTTTGCCGTAGTATTTGGATTTTTTTATTCTCGTAATATATGGTATGTGCTTGATAAATTGCCTGAGAAATTCAATAAATATTTGTGGGTTCTTATTTTGTTTTATTTTCTTGTATGTCCTATTTGGTTGATAAATGGAGTGCGTATGTGGACTGCAACACATGTGTTTGTCTACGGGGCAATGCCTTATGTGTTTGAAAGAAATAAATCTAAATTGATATGGTGCTTGGCATCAATCTTAGTACATCATTCTTTTATATTACCAATATTAATTTTGGTAATTTTTTTCCTTATACCACAAAATAGTAAGATTAGTAAAAAGACCTTGACGTTGTTATTTCTTTTTTACTTGGTAAGTTTATTTGTTAAAACTGTAAATCTGACTGCATTAGCTGATACTTTGACACAATATCTTCCCGATTACTATGATAATAGAATTACAGGTTATGTGAATGAAGATGCGTTAGAGCGTCGATTGGATGCAGCAACTCAACTTTCGTGGCATGTTGGTTTTGCCCAACAAGTAGGTTATTGGATAATTCAAATATTAATTATAATGTCCTTTTTTGCCTTGAATAAGGTTATCAACAAAAGCAAATGGATTATTCCATTATTTATGTTTTCGTTATTAATGTATGGCGCTTCTAATATTTTATCATATGTGCCTTCTGGTGGACGTTACTTGATTATTGCACAAATGTTTATGATACCATCTTTATTGACAATATTAACTCGGGTACAATTGCATTCATATTTGAAAGCTCTTCTTCCTTTATGTATGTTTTGTCTGGTTTTTACTGATATTTTTGAAATAAGAAAACTTTTTGATTTTTACGGAATTACTCTTTTGGTAGGTAATTTTATAACTATGTTTTTTGTAGAGTCCAACACACCTCTTATTACTTTGGTTAAACAAATATTTTAA
- a CDS encoding glycosyltransferase — MKILIVSGSFFPINAPRAFRTTELVKEFVKQGHKVTLYIPYIEYDYSAFLKKYSDVKIFYTLNKGKNVVKSTGLSYKISRILNIFLEYPEVEYYFKLSSILKNEKDYDLLISIAVPHPIHWGIGRIYKKRKIARTWVADCGDPYMGVKTVNVPKMFYFKWFEKLWCKKCDYISVPTRESISGYYPEFRNKIRVIPQGFDFEAITLPEYKRNSIPTFAYAGSFIKGRRDPQRLMEFLCSVTIPFKFLVFSTNGEAFMAPYKEKLGDKLECMKPISRAELLPIIAKMDFLINIGNGTNVQTPSKLIDYTLTKRPILTVQTDDIKSEIFNEFLIGNYEHRDADINISDYDIRNIVQQFIELCE; from the coding sequence ATGAAGATATTAATTGTTTCTGGATCATTTTTTCCAATAAATGCTCCACGGGCTTTTCGAACCACGGAATTAGTAAAAGAATTTGTTAAGCAAGGCCATAAGGTTACATTATATATTCCTTATATCGAATATGATTATAGTGCTTTTTTGAAAAAATATTCTGATGTGAAGATTTTTTATACTTTAAATAAGGGAAAAAATGTAGTGAAATCAACGGGACTATCTTATAAAATAAGTCGTATTTTGAATATTTTTCTTGAATATCCTGAAGTAGAATATTATTTTAAACTTTCTTCAATATTAAAGAACGAAAAAGATTACGATCTTTTAATTTCGATAGCAGTTCCTCATCCAATACATTGGGGTATCGGACGTATTTATAAAAAACGTAAAATAGCTAGAACATGGGTGGCAGACTGTGGGGATCCGTATATGGGAGTAAAAACGGTTAATGTTCCAAAAATGTTTTATTTTAAATGGTTTGAGAAACTTTGGTGTAAGAAATGCGATTATATCTCAGTTCCAACGAGAGAGTCTATTTCCGGTTATTATCCTGAATTTAGAAATAAAATAAGAGTAATTCCTCAAGGATTTGATTTTGAAGCCATCACTTTACCTGAATATAAAAGAAATTCAATTCCAACTTTTGCGTACGCAGGAAGTTTTATTAAGGGACGAAGGGATCCACAGCGCTTAATGGAGTTCTTGTGTAGTGTTACTATTCCATTCAAATTCTTGGTTTTTAGTACTAATGGAGAGGCTTTTATGGCTCCCTACAAAGAAAAACTTGGAGATAAATTGGAGTGCATGAAACCAATCTCAAGAGCGGAATTATTACCTATTATTGCAAAAATGGATTTTTTGATAAATATTGGTAATGGAACGAATGTGCAAACACCAAGTAAATTAATTGATTATACATTGACCAAACGTCCTATATTAACCGTTCAAACAGATGATATAAAATCAGAAATATTTAACGAGTTTTTAATTGGAAATTATGAACACCGAGATGCCGATATTAATATCTCGGATTATGATATTAGGAATATAGTGCAACAATTTATAGAACTTTGTGAATGA
- a CDS encoding sugar-transfer associated ATP-grasp domain-containing protein, giving the protein MNIKNSVKILIQNAIDNYRYKKRAKNYIRYYNKIVSKNPELIKPADGEKEWLDHWRKYDKNLSPLSYRIFSRFVGEDINIMPMELCINIVEPVLNPNSYRGFYRNKNSLNLIVPEKMTAKTIIRKIAGFFYDSHYEPIIITDTNLKCMFENYDKVLFKPALEDSGRGITLFRKKGDVFINDNGDELNVDYFNNLKSDDFQIQACIEQSAFTADFNPSCVNSFRIMTYRSVKTGEIHVPNLFFKIGGKNQVVDNAHGGGVMCGVDNNGRLLHYTYNYLGETFINCFDKDMMRETYIVPNYEGLIAFAKEVAKNIVHHHLLSLDVALDKNNNPVLIEVNSEAFAGWAYQMSTGSIFKEYTDEVMEYCFHKI; this is encoded by the coding sequence ATGAACATAAAAAATAGTGTTAAAATTCTTATTCAAAATGCGATAGATAATTATCGATATAAGAAGAGAGCAAAAAATTATATCAGATATTATAATAAAATCGTTTCTAAGAATCCTGAGTTAATAAAACCGGCAGATGGAGAAAAAGAATGGTTAGATCATTGGAGAAAATATGATAAAAATTTGTCTCCTTTATCTTATCGTATTTTTTCTAGGTTTGTGGGGGAGGATATAAATATTATGCCAATGGAATTGTGTATTAATATTGTGGAACCTGTATTGAATCCGAATTCATATCGTGGATTTTATAGAAATAAGAACAGTCTTAATTTGATTGTACCAGAAAAAATGACGGCAAAGACCATTATCCGTAAGATTGCAGGTTTTTTTTATGATTCGCATTATGAACCTATAATTATTACGGATACAAATTTGAAATGTATGTTTGAAAATTATGACAAGGTGTTGTTTAAACCTGCTCTAGAAGATTCTGGTCGAGGCATTACGCTATTTAGAAAAAAAGGGGACGTTTTTATAAATGATAATGGGGACGAGTTGAATGTGGATTATTTTAATAATTTAAAGTCGGATGATTTTCAAATACAGGCTTGTATAGAGCAAAGTGCTTTCACCGCAGATTTTAATCCTTCTTGTGTAAATTCATTCCGAATTATGACGTATAGATCTGTAAAGACAGGAGAAATCCATGTTCCCAATCTTTTTTTTAAAATAGGGGGAAAAAATCAAGTTGTTGATAATGCTCATGGTGGAGGTGTTATGTGTGGTGTTGATAATAATGGTAGATTATTGCATTATACGTATAATTATTTGGGAGAAACATTTATTAATTGTTTTGATAAAGATATGATGCGTGAAACCTATATTGTTCCAAATTATGAGGGATTGATTGCTTTTGCTAAAGAAGTTGCAAAAAATATCGTTCATCACCATTTACTTTCATTGGATGTTGCTTTAGATAAAAATAACAATCCTGTTTTGATAGAGGTTAATTCTGAAGCATTTGCCGGATGGGCTTATCAAATGAGTACAGGCTCCATATTTAAAGAATATACAGATGAGGTAATGGAGTATTGTTTTCATAAAATTTGA
- a CDS encoding SDR family NAD(P)-dependent oxidoreductase — MSFFKSVQRTFCNLYKYARRGGVVYVSVNQSSSNEEFQNKVCVVTGGSRGLGLTLTKTFLNSGAKVVMIGSNLEALVCAKKEMKNDKLYYYHWDLTDLTDIPCRLKDICKLVGKNIDVWVNNAAYVTNKNCLEGASVFEKTIEVNLKSLLYVSISVAEYYKMNSIYGKIINISSLNSVQGSLSPYGISKCGVNYITQGLAKQYIDNHIIVNGIAPGYIPTGINQMDIYSNAYNELQRNHRYVLPEEIAELVLFLASDKANSIVGQTIFCDGGTTLV; from the coding sequence ATGAGTTTCTTTAAAAGTGTACAGAGAACTTTTTGCAACTTGTACAAATATGCAAGAAGAGGAGGTGTCGTGTATGTTTCTGTAAATCAAAGTTCATCTAATGAAGAGTTTCAGAATAAAGTTTGTGTAGTTACTGGTGGATCTAGAGGATTAGGGTTGACTTTAACTAAAACATTTTTAAATTCTGGAGCAAAAGTGGTAATGATTGGGAGTAATTTAGAAGCGCTTGTTTGTGCTAAAAAAGAGATGAAGAATGATAAGTTATATTATTATCATTGGGATTTGACAGATTTAACAGATATTCCTTGCCGTTTAAAGGATATCTGTAAACTGGTTGGAAAAAATATTGATGTTTGGGTGAATAATGCAGCTTATGTAACAAATAAAAATTGTTTGGAAGGCGCAAGTGTTTTCGAGAAAACCATAGAAGTAAATTTAAAGTCATTATTGTATGTCAGTATTTCAGTGGCAGAATATTATAAAATGAATTCTATTTATGGGAAAATTATTAATATCTCATCCTTGAATTCTGTTCAGGGGTCTTTGAGTCCTTATGGTATTTCTAAATGTGGAGTTAATTATATTACACAAGGCTTGGCTAAACAGTATATTGATAATCATATTATTGTTAATGGAATAGCCCCTGGATATATTCCTACCGGTATTAACCAAATGGATATTTATTCGAATGCGTATAATGAATTGCAACGAAATCATAGATATGTTCTTCCAGAGGAAATCGCAGAATTAGTGTTATTTCTCGCTAGTGATAAGGCAAATTCTATTGTTGGTCAGACTATTTTTTGTGACGGAGGAACTACATTGGTTTAA
- a CDS encoding RimK family alpha-L-glutamate ligase, producing MKIAIHKSGGFSERWINYCQKNNIDYKIVNAYDSDIIKQMADCDAFMWHHHQANYKDCLFAKQLLFSLQQSGKKVFPNYNSGWHFDDKVGQKYLLESINAPLVPSYVFYTSKEARKWIDKTTFPKVFKLRGGAGAANVMLVHTRREAKKLVCKAFRGGFPQYSGWRNLKERIRKYRLGKTDIKDVLKGVVRLLVKPEFAKMHAPEKGYVYFQDFIPNNTCDLRIVVVGNHAFGIKRLCRENDFRASGGGSLIYEKSQIDERCVKIAFDVSDTLHSQSMGYDFVFDHNGNPLIVEMSYGYAVEAYDKCEGYWDRELNWYPGENFDFCGWMVEDMLLNN from the coding sequence ATGAAAATAGCAATTCATAAATCTGGTGGTTTTTCCGAACGCTGGATAAATTACTGCCAAAAAAATAATATTGATTATAAAATTGTAAATGCCTACGATTCGGATATAATCAAACAGATGGCAGATTGTGATGCTTTTATGTGGCATCATCATCAAGCGAATTATAAGGACTGCTTGTTCGCAAAGCAGTTACTTTTTTCTCTTCAACAATCCGGTAAAAAGGTTTTTCCTAATTATAATTCAGGATGGCATTTTGATGATAAAGTTGGTCAGAAATATTTGTTGGAGTCAATAAATGCTCCATTGGTCCCAAGTTATGTGTTTTATACTTCCAAAGAAGCACGGAAGTGGATTGATAAGACTACTTTTCCAAAGGTATTTAAGTTGAGGGGAGGTGCGGGGGCGGCTAATGTTATGCTAGTGCATACACGTAGAGAGGCAAAGAAATTAGTGTGCAAGGCGTTTAGGGGTGGTTTTCCGCAATATAGTGGATGGAGGAATCTTAAAGAGCGAATTCGTAAATATAGATTGGGGAAGACAGACATAAAAGACGTGCTAAAGGGAGTTGTTCGCTTATTGGTAAAACCGGAATTTGCAAAGATGCATGCTCCAGAAAAGGGGTATGTTTATTTTCAAGATTTTATACCTAACAATACTTGTGATTTGCGTATTGTTGTAGTTGGTAATCATGCTTTTGGAATCAAACGATTGTGTAGGGAAAATGATTTTAGAGCGTCCGGGGGAGGTAGTCTTATATATGAAAAGTCGCAGATAGATGAACGCTGTGTGAAAATAGCTTTTGATGTATCTGATACGTTACATTCGCAGAGTATGGGATATGATTTCGTTTTCGACCACAACGGGAACCCTCTAATCGTAGAGATGTCTTATGGATATGCGGTGGAAGCATATGACAAATGCGAGGGTTATTGGGATCGAGAGCTTAATTGGTATCCTGGTGAGAATTTTGATTTTTGTGGTTGGATGGTTGAAGATATGTTGTTGAACAATTAG
- a CDS encoding glycosyltransferase, protein MRKIAFLIPTLIEGGMERVMSEILKYCAEYTDFELHLVLYGKEHTPFYKIPSTVFVHKPHLKYEDYNRMVYTIKTMYYLREEIKKIHPVSILSFGEIFNNLVLLSLWGLHYPIYISDRCRPNKSFGKLHDHLRKWLYPKATGVIAQTEKAKSIYLTQFKHPNIRVIGNPIRKIEDGNFLNKENIVLSVGRLITTKNFDQLIRIFSQVVYGDWKLIIVGGDALKQKNSVLLQKQIDDLGLTDRIILAGSQKDVVSYLLRSKIFAFTSSSEGFPNVIGEALAAGLPVIAYDCIAGPADMVEDGKNGYLIPLFDEEMFKKKLVYLMQHDEVRNQMVQNAPPSVLKYSTSVVCEKYLDFILNNK, encoded by the coding sequence ATGAGAAAGATTGCTTTTCTTATTCCAACCTTGATTGAGGGAGGAATGGAACGTGTTATGTCGGAGATACTTAAGTATTGTGCGGAATATACGGATTTTGAATTGCATCTTGTATTGTATGGAAAAGAGCATACTCCATTTTATAAGATTCCAAGTACGGTGTTTGTGCATAAACCACATTTGAAATATGAGGATTATAATCGAATGGTTTATACGATTAAAACGATGTACTACTTGAGAGAAGAAATCAAGAAAATTCATCCTGTTTCTATATTGAGTTTTGGAGAAATATTTAATAATTTAGTATTGTTATCGTTGTGGGGGTTGCATTATCCGATTTATATTTCTGATCGTTGCCGTCCGAATAAATCTTTTGGAAAATTACATGATCATTTAAGAAAATGGTTGTATCCTAAGGCTACCGGGGTTATTGCTCAGACAGAAAAAGCTAAGAGTATTTATTTGACGCAATTTAAACATCCTAATATACGTGTGATAGGAAATCCTATTCGAAAAATTGAAGATGGTAATTTCTTAAATAAGGAAAATATTGTGCTTTCAGTTGGGCGTTTGATTACAACGAAAAATTTTGATCAATTGATTCGTATTTTTTCACAAGTCGTATATGGGGATTGGAAGTTGATTATAGTTGGAGGAGATGCATTAAAACAAAAGAATAGTGTGCTTTTGCAAAAGCAAATAGATGATTTAGGCTTGACGGATAGGATTATTCTTGCCGGTTCGCAGAAAGATGTTGTGAGTTATTTATTAAGGAGTAAGATTTTTGCTTTTACTTCAAGTAGCGAGGGATTTCCGAATGTTATCGGAGAAGCTTTAGCTGCCGGTTTGCCTGTTATTGCTTATGATTGTATTGCAGGGCCTGCTGATATGGTTGAGGATGGTAAGAATGGATATTTGATTCCCTTGTTTGACGAAGAGATGTTTAAGAAGAAGTTAGTGTATTTGATGCAGCACGATGAAGTGCGTAACCAAATGGTTCAAAACGCACCTCCTAGTGTGTTGAAATATTCAACTTCGGTAGTGTGTGAAAAATATCTTGATTTTATATTGAATAATAAGTGA
- a CDS encoding glycosyltransferase family 4 protein: MLKLLQINTSVNTGSTGRIAEEIGSTAMKAGFRSYIAYGRMARESKSQLIHIGNMASVRSHVLESRLWDNHGFASTKATKLFVKELERINPDIIHLHNLHGYYLNVEVLFDYLEKVQKPIVWTLHDCWPMTGHCSYFDFVHCDRWKTGCYACPNLKGYPVSLFLDRSKQNFEKKKKIFTEVSNITFVTPSHWLKSVVQESFFENFPVKVIHNGVDLDIFKPIRSEEVRSKYGIQYDTKIVLGVASIWDRRKGLNDFVQLKERMGEDVQIILVGLNEKQLSNLPKGILGIRRTENVEELAALYAMADVFVNPTWVDNFPTTNIEALACGTPVVTYQTGGSPEAVTDITGKVVERGDVEALREAILEILVRERDVYRIECRERAEKFFNKEDRYRDYVELYKSLI; the protein is encoded by the coding sequence ATGTTGAAACTTCTTCAAATTAATACTTCGGTAAATACAGGAAGTACTGGTCGGATAGCAGAAGAAATAGGGAGTACAGCGATGAAAGCTGGCTTTAGGAGTTATATTGCTTACGGCCGTATGGCACGTGAAAGTAAGTCGCAGTTGATCCATATTGGAAACATGGCTAGTGTAAGAAGTCATGTATTGGAGTCCCGTTTGTGGGATAATCACGGGTTTGCTTCTACGAAAGCAACGAAATTATTTGTAAAAGAGTTAGAGAGAATAAATCCTGATATTATTCATTTGCATAATTTGCATGGTTATTACTTGAATGTGGAGGTTTTGTTCGATTATTTGGAAAAAGTTCAAAAACCTATTGTTTGGACCTTACATGATTGTTGGCCGATGACCGGACATTGTTCGTATTTTGATTTTGTTCATTGTGATCGTTGGAAAACGGGATGTTATGCTTGTCCGAATTTGAAGGGATACCCGGTATCTTTATTTTTAGATCGCTCGAAACAGAATTTTGAAAAGAAAAAGAAGATTTTCACAGAAGTATCCAATATTACGTTTGTTACTCCATCTCATTGGTTGAAAAGTGTTGTCCAAGAATCATTCTTTGAAAATTTCCCTGTGAAAGTTATTCATAATGGTGTCGATTTGGATATTTTCAAGCCGATAAGATCGGAAGAAGTGAGATCGAAATATGGTATTCAATATGATACGAAAATTGTATTAGGAGTTGCGAGTATTTGGGATCGAAGAAAGGGATTGAATGATTTTGTTCAATTAAAAGAGAGAATGGGAGAAGATGTTCAAATAATATTAGTGGGATTAAATGAAAAACAATTATCGAATTTACCCAAGGGAATATTAGGGATAAGACGTACGGAGAATGTAGAGGAACTTGCAGCATTGTATGCTATGGCGGATGTTTTTGTAAATCCAACATGGGTTGATAATTTTCCGACAACTAATATAGAGGCCTTGGCTTGTGGAACTCCAGTCGTTACCTATCAGACGGGGGGAAGTCCGGAAGCTGTTACAGATATAACGGGGAAGGTGGTTGAACGGGGAGATGTGGAAGCATTGAGAGAGGCGATCTTGGAAATATTAGTTCGTGAAAGGGACGTGTATAGAATTGAGTGTAGGGAACGTGCGGAGAAATTCTTTAATAAGGAAGATCGGTATAGAGATTATGTGGAATTGTATAAATCATTGATATAA
- a CDS encoding glycosyltransferase family 4 protein has product MKSILIVNQSSGYLMVDIANAFVNSGKYDRIVLMVGNPETLRGLDKNVCVEKICKYNRKSLRRRFFSWVYGTIQVLFRVLFKYRSYELFLVSNPPTISFITLFCKNLYSTLIYDVYPDGIVSGGFVTRKNLLFRIWAKVTKKFYQNAQYIYTITEGMADRISQYCDRERIEIIPVWYSADLNPIDKVKNTFILEHGLQDKFIIMYSGNIGKGHNVKLLVSIAERMKEDDDVRFVIIGDGWEKKMIQDSVIGKSLKNVLLLPFQPFDKLAYSLSAADIAYISVEGRASTVCVPSKTFNFIKLSKPLLCVAETNSELAKLIQTYKNGRVFDPSDLDGIISFIKNLKDSVELREQYKVNVSVAKNVFSPNNAYQFIKR; this is encoded by the coding sequence ATGAAAAGTATTCTTATTGTAAATCAAAGTTCCGGGTATTTGATGGTGGATATTGCGAATGCGTTTGTCAATTCCGGAAAATATGATCGAATTGTATTGATGGTTGGTAATCCGGAAACTCTCCGTGGATTGGATAAAAACGTGTGTGTAGAAAAGATATGTAAGTATAACAGAAAGTCCTTACGAAGGAGGTTTTTTTCTTGGGTTTATGGTACGATTCAAGTACTTTTCAGAGTCTTATTTAAGTATCGTAGTTATGAATTGTTTTTGGTTTCCAATCCTCCAACAATATCTTTTATAACGTTATTTTGTAAAAACTTGTATTCTACATTGATTTATGATGTTTATCCTGATGGTATAGTTTCTGGAGGGTTTGTAACACGAAAAAATTTATTATTTAGGATTTGGGCTAAAGTAACTAAAAAATTTTATCAGAATGCTCAGTATATTTATACGATAACCGAAGGGATGGCGGATAGAATTTCTCAATATTGTGATAGGGAAAGAATAGAAATTATTCCGGTATGGTATAGTGCAGATCTAAATCCGATAGATAAAGTTAAAAATACATTTATTCTTGAACATGGTTTACAGGATAAGTTTATTATTATGTATTCGGGGAATATAGGTAAAGGACATAATGTTAAATTATTGGTGTCAATAGCAGAGCGGATGAAAGAAGATGATGATGTCCGATTTGTTATTATTGGAGACGGGTGGGAAAAGAAAATGATTCAAGATTCGGTTATAGGAAAATCTTTAAAGAATGTGTTGCTGTTACCATTCCAGCCGTTTGATAAGCTTGCGTATTCTCTTTCTGCCGCAGATATAGCTTATATTTCAGTTGAGGGGCGGGCTTCAACAGTTTGTGTCCCGAGTAAAACTTTTAATTTTATAAAATTGTCTAAACCATTATTGTGTGTGGCTGAAACAAATTCAGAACTTGCTAAATTAATTCAAACATATAAGAATGGAAGGGTATTTGATCCAAGTGATTTGGACGGGATAATCTCTTTTATTAAAAATTTGAAAGATAGTGTAGAATTGAGAGAACAATATAAAGTTAATGTCTCTGTGGCAAAGAACGTATTTTCTCCTAATAATGCATATCAATTTATAAAAAGATGA
- a CDS encoding GNAT family N-acetyltransferase → MNIKVYKTSEISEEDWKQIANGFNICFDTQHSVDHLMNYYVSTVFGYSYHAIAYTDDNKVMGYNSFIPTIYQYQGEKLLVGVSGGTFVLKEFRNNIFLFKDLMNALFEYCKSEGMVLKVGVPNKNSFRYTIKIIKSKLVGYLPYYILPVRAFTLLHVKKLNFLNVFSYIYCIVKIWLLDFFSRYIHVKAISRKLQICADKDFYRFRFIDTRKYIKYESRQYVGYYRICDENGVKVAYIMDFREKGERTFRSLLHLVKYIVKHTSKVDAVMFIGTLGFKQPLLLKVPWRLEPKHLPMTVNVLNKESNEVLEKVVEDLKSWEFGLMNFDAR, encoded by the coding sequence ATGAATATAAAAGTCTATAAAACATCGGAGATTTCGGAAGAGGATTGGAAGCAAATAGCGAATGGTTTTAATATCTGTTTTGATACGCAGCACTCGGTAGATCATTTGATGAATTATTATGTGTCAACGGTGTTTGGTTATTCTTATCATGCAATAGCTTATACAGATGACAATAAAGTAATGGGATATAATTCATTTATTCCGACAATTTATCAGTATCAAGGAGAGAAACTACTCGTCGGGGTGAGTGGAGGTACATTTGTTCTAAAAGAATTTCGAAATAATATTTTTCTTTTTAAAGATTTAATGAATGCTTTGTTTGAGTATTGTAAATCAGAAGGGATGGTTTTAAAAGTTGGAGTACCTAATAAAAATTCATTTCGCTATACAATAAAAATAATTAAATCTAAATTAGTTGGATATTTGCCTTATTACATTTTACCCGTAAGAGCATTTACGTTATTGCATGTTAAAAAGTTGAATTTTTTGAATGTCTTTTCCTATATATATTGTATTGTAAAAATATGGCTGTTAGATTTTTTTTCGAGATACATTCACGTAAAAGCTATATCTAGAAAATTGCAAATTTGTGCAGACAAAGATTTTTATCGATTTCGATTTATCGACACGAGAAAGTATATTAAATATGAGAGTAGACAATATGTGGGTTATTATCGAATTTGCGATGAAAATGGCGTAAAAGTAGCTTACATAATGGATTTCCGAGAAAAAGGAGAACGTACTTTCAGATCATTACTTCATTTGGTGAAGTATATTGTAAAACATACTTCAAAAGTTGATGCTGTCATGTTTATTGGTACTTTGGGGTTTAAGCAACCCCTTTTGTTAAAAGTTCCTTGGAGGTTAGAACCAAAGCACTTACCAATGACTGTGAATGTTTTAAATAAGGAATCAAATGAAGTTTTAGAGAAAGTCGTAGAAGATTTGAAATCTTGGGAATTTGGTTTAATGAATTTCGATGCGAGATGA
- a CDS encoding polysaccharide deacetylase family protein has protein sequence MNILTFDLEEWFVYQQYDKGPRDFYLPIIESYLDELLELLDRQELKATFFCLGMVGKEYPGVIKRIARKGHEIGCHSHKHQFVYEMDYARFLKDSKEAIDILEDITGQKVRGYRAPAFSITEKNKWALQVLGEVGIEYDCSIFPATRSFGGFPSFTKHEPTIIKYGNTIIKEFPINIANVWGMNIAYSGGGYFRLIPYWKIQKIMKKSDYVMSYFHIRDFDAHQKKVLSLRYFKSYYGISGAFDKLKKFICDFDFINVERANDEFDWEKAPVIEFID, from the coding sequence ATGAATATTTTAACATTTGATCTAGAGGAATGGTTTGTTTATCAGCAATATGATAAAGGACCTAGAGATTTTTATTTACCTATCATTGAGTCTTATCTTGACGAATTGTTGGAATTGCTTGATAGACAAGAGCTGAAGGCTACTTTTTTTTGTTTAGGAATGGTAGGGAAAGAATATCCGGGTGTAATTAAAAGAATAGCACGGAAAGGTCATGAGATAGGATGTCATTCTCATAAGCATCAATTTGTATATGAGATGGATTATGCTCGTTTTTTGAAAGATTCAAAAGAAGCTATAGATATATTAGAGGATATTACCGGTCAGAAAGTACGAGGATATAGGGCTCCTGCTTTTTCAATAACAGAAAAGAATAAATGGGCTTTGCAGGTTCTTGGAGAGGTCGGTATAGAATATGATTGTTCCATATTTCCTGCTACTCGTAGTTTTGGCGGTTTCCCTTCGTTTACAAAACATGAACCGACGATTATAAAATATGGAAATACTATAATAAAAGAATTTCCTATTAATATTGCAAATGTGTGGGGAATGAATATTGCTTATTCCGGAGGGGGATATTTTAGGTTGATTCCTTATTGGAAAATACAAAAAATAATGAAGAAATCTGATTATGTAATGTCTTATTTTCATATTCGGGATTTTGATGCACATCAGAAAAAAGTCCTTTCTTTAAGATATTTCAAAAGTTATTATGGTATTTCAGGTGCATTTGATAAACTTAAAAAGTTTATTTGTGATTTCGATTTTATAAATGTAGAAAGAGCTAATGATGAATTTGATTGGGAAAAAGCCCCTGTTATAGAGTTTATTGATTAA